A region from the uncultured Draconibacterium sp. genome encodes:
- a CDS encoding DUF4837 family protein, with the protein MKTFNHLVLLVFAATILLSCGADSTQMYTNITGKAGEMVVIVSKESWEAEPGKIMRETLAQSHAGLPQDEPMFDLIDIPHAAFKDIFKTARNIVRTSISANTEKSGISFTDDVWAYPQATVLITAKTADEFVQIFEENKDKILSYFVAAEKERITMNYRKVYEKAVFNTLNTELGITMQVPPGFRIMEKQKDFIWVQYDTPDIIQGIVVYTYPYVSDSAFTVDYQLPIRDSLLKKYVPGPTEGSYMTTEKRIDQIFNVLKHNGNYAAEMRGLWRVENDFMGGPYIALSELDASNQRVINAFGFVYAPSKDKRNFLRQVEAMIYSLKQNNQADNDKLNQQDVEIQVEG; encoded by the coding sequence ATGAAAACATTTAACCACCTTGTTTTACTAGTTTTTGCTGCCACAATTCTGTTGTCGTGCGGAGCCGATTCAACTCAAATGTATACCAACATTACCGGAAAAGCCGGAGAAATGGTGGTCATTGTTTCGAAAGAATCCTGGGAGGCTGAGCCCGGAAAAATTATGCGCGAAACACTGGCACAGTCTCATGCCGGATTACCACAGGATGAACCGATGTTCGACTTGATTGATATCCCTCATGCCGCATTTAAAGATATTTTTAAAACCGCACGAAACATTGTACGCACCAGTATATCTGCAAATACTGAAAAATCGGGAATAAGTTTTACCGATGACGTGTGGGCTTACCCGCAGGCAACCGTGCTTATTACAGCAAAAACTGCCGACGAGTTTGTGCAGATTTTTGAGGAAAACAAGGATAAAATCTTATCGTATTTTGTTGCTGCCGAGAAAGAACGCATTACAATGAATTACCGAAAAGTATACGAAAAAGCTGTATTCAATACTCTAAATACAGAACTGGGAATAACCATGCAGGTTCCTCCGGGATTTAGAATAATGGAAAAACAAAAAGATTTTATTTGGGTGCAGTATGATACGCCCGACATTATTCAGGGAATTGTTGTTTACACCTATCCTTATGTTTCGGATAGTGCATTTACTGTTGATTATCAGTTGCCAATACGCGACAGTTTATTAAAAAAATATGTTCCTGGGCCAACCGAAGGCAGTTATATGACAACCGAAAAACGTATCGATCAGATATTTAATGTGTTGAAACACAACGGAAATTACGCTGCCGAAATGCGTGGCCTTTGGCGGGTTGAAAATGATTTTATGGGAGGGCCTTACATTGCCCTTTCGGAGTTGGATGCCTCAAACCAACGCGTTATTAATGCCTTTGGCTTTGTTTATGCGCCCAGCAAAGACAAACGTAATTTTTTGCGCCAGGTAGAAGCGATGATTTATTCGCTTAAACAAAATAACCAGGCCGATAACGACAAGTTAAACCAGCAAGATGTTGAAATACAGGTAGAAGGATAA
- the metF gene encoding methylenetetrahydrofolate reductase [NAD(P)H], whose protein sequence is MKVIDTINQAKKTVFSFELLPPLKGNDVSRLHRTIESLTEFDPKYINITTHRDEVEFKELPNGKIEKRTVRKRPGTVAVAAAIQHKYGIPVVPHILCGGFTRSETEHVLIDLNFLGINNVLALRGDGLKGQHVFQPTPGGNANANELVKQIKDLGKGKYLEEDLKNNSPLDFCIGVAAYPEKHFESPNMEQDMLYLKQKVDEGADYIVTQMFFDNQVYYNFVNRCREIGITVPIIPGIKPINLKNQLTVLPKIFSIDLPQDLSKELAKCKNNDDARRVGTEWAIYQSKDLVANNVPSLHIYTYGISDNVSEIIKAAF, encoded by the coding sequence ATGAAAGTTATTGATACCATAAACCAGGCAAAAAAAACGGTATTCTCTTTTGAGTTGCTTCCGCCATTAAAAGGAAACGATGTATCGCGTTTACACCGTACCATCGAGAGTTTAACCGAATTTGATCCGAAATACATTAACATTACCACCCACCGCGACGAAGTGGAGTTCAAGGAACTTCCCAATGGTAAAATTGAAAAACGTACGGTTCGTAAACGCCCGGGAACAGTTGCCGTTGCTGCAGCCATACAACACAAGTACGGAATACCCGTGGTGCCTCATATTTTATGTGGTGGCTTTACTCGCAGCGAAACAGAACACGTTTTAATCGACCTTAATTTTCTGGGGATCAACAATGTTTTGGCCCTGCGTGGTGACGGATTAAAAGGACAACATGTTTTTCAGCCTACACCGGGAGGAAATGCCAATGCCAACGAGCTGGTTAAGCAGATTAAAGACCTGGGCAAAGGAAAATACCTGGAAGAGGACCTGAAAAACAACTCGCCACTTGACTTCTGCATTGGAGTTGCAGCTTATCCTGAAAAGCATTTCGAATCGCCTAACATGGAACAGGACATGCTTTACCTGAAACAAAAAGTGGATGAGGGTGCCGATTATATTGTAACGCAAATGTTTTTTGATAACCAGGTATACTACAACTTTGTAAACAGGTGCCGCGAAATAGGAATTACCGTTCCCATTATTCCGGGTATTAAACCCATTAACCTGAAAAACCAGCTTACCGTGCTGCCAAAAATTTTTAGTATCGACCTGCCACAAGATTTATCAAAAGAACTGGCAAAGTGCAAAAATAACGACGATGCCAGACGTGTAGGTACCGAGTGGGCCATTTATCAATCGAAAGATTTGGTGGCCAACAATGTTCCTTCGTTGCACATTTACACCTACGGTATTTCCGACAATGTAAGCGAAATTATTAAGGCTGCGTTTTAA
- the metH gene encoding methionine synthase: MSLKKDIRKELEKRVLVLDGAMGSLIQGYKLEENDYRGELLKNHADDQKGNNDMLSLTRPDVIAEIHEEYLKAGADIICTNTFNATSISQADYNTEAYVYEMNKASAAIGRELADKYTEANPAKPRFVAGSIGPTNKTLSLSPDVNDPGYRAITFDEVKNAYREQAEALLDGGADLFLIETIFDTLNSKAAIFAIEEVLEARGENIPVMISGTITDASGRTLSGQTLEAFLNSVSHINLLSIGLNCSLGATDLEPYIKELAGKAPFHISAHPNAGLPNQFGEYDETPEIMAGHIKHYLDNNYVNIIGGCCGTTPAHIKAFADMASKAAPHHIQQASTYTKLSGLEPVTITENTNFLNIGERCNVAGSRKFARLISEEKYEEALSIARNQVENGAQVIDVNMDDAMLDAEKEMVTFLNLIMAEPDIARLPIMIDSSKWNVIEAGLKCLQGKAIVNSISLKEGEAVFIEQAQKIKRYGAAVIVMAFDEKGQADNTERRKEICSRAYKILTEQVKLPAQDIIFDPNVLTIGTGIEEHNAYAVSFIESVKWIKQNLPLAKVSAGVSNVSFAFRGNNVVREAMHSVFLFHAINAGLDMGIVNPGMLQIYDEIPKDLLEKIEDLVLNRKPDATERLLEFAENLQSTSKKEEKKDVWRELTLEERIGHSLVKGLPEFVDEDMAKAVEKYSPALDIIEGPLMDGMNVVGELFGSGKMFLPQVIKSARVMKKAVAYLLPYIEADKAKYKNSTSQKKVLMATVKGDVHDIGKNIVGVVLACNNYEIIDLGVMVPTEKILDEAIKNEVDVIGLSGLITPSLEIMVDIAKEMERRKMTIPVMIGGATTSKIHTAVKIAPEYSAPVVHVKDASLAVNVVANLVAKNASFIKNLDAEYEQIRAFQGKRKEKAYLTLAEARSNKFKIDWNNTPIYKPNFTGVKHLMDFPLEELRNYIDWTFFFITWGLKGHYPQILADEKQGEEAKKLFKEANEFLDEIIEKKMLQANAAFGIWPALADGDDVVLFGDEACQQEIGRFYHLRQQEKKKQGVANFCLSDFVAPKESGKVDYCGGFATTAGIGIEKWTKKFREENNDYKAIMVEALADRLSEAFAELLHFEIRKNYWGYVPDEQLSLEEMLKIKYQGIRPALGYPACPEHSEKENLFKLIKAEEIGISLTEHFAMYPNASVSGQYFVHPESRYFSLEKMGKDQVEDYANRKNESIEFIEKFLSINLNYK, from the coding sequence ATGAGTTTAAAAAAAGACATACGTAAAGAATTAGAGAAAAGGGTTTTGGTATTGGATGGTGCAATGGGATCACTCATTCAGGGCTATAAACTGGAGGAGAACGATTACCGGGGAGAACTGTTGAAAAATCACGCTGACGACCAAAAAGGTAATAACGACATGCTTTCGCTTACCCGCCCTGATGTGATTGCCGAAATTCACGAAGAGTACCTAAAGGCCGGTGCCGATATAATTTGCACCAATACCTTTAATGCTACAAGTATTTCGCAGGCCGACTACAACACCGAAGCCTACGTTTATGAAATGAATAAAGCATCGGCAGCAATAGGCCGCGAGCTAGCCGATAAATATACCGAGGCAAACCCTGCCAAACCGCGTTTTGTTGCCGGATCAATTGGGCCTACCAACAAAACACTGTCCCTATCGCCCGATGTAAACGACCCCGGCTACCGGGCCATTACTTTCGACGAAGTAAAAAATGCTTACCGCGAACAAGCCGAGGCCTTGCTGGATGGTGGTGCCGACCTGTTTCTGATTGAAACTATTTTTGACACACTTAACAGCAAAGCCGCCATTTTTGCCATTGAAGAAGTGTTGGAAGCAAGAGGCGAAAACATTCCGGTAATGATATCGGGAACCATTACCGACGCCAGCGGACGCACACTGTCGGGACAAACCTTAGAGGCCTTTCTGAATTCAGTTTCTCACATCAACCTGTTAAGTATTGGTTTAAACTGTTCGCTGGGTGCTACCGATTTAGAGCCCTACATCAAAGAACTGGCCGGAAAAGCACCTTTTCATATCAGTGCACACCCCAATGCCGGCCTGCCCAACCAATTTGGCGAGTACGACGAAACACCGGAAATTATGGCCGGGCACATTAAACACTATCTCGACAATAACTATGTAAATATTATTGGCGGTTGTTGCGGCACCACACCGGCACACATAAAAGCCTTTGCCGATATGGCAAGCAAAGCAGCACCACATCACATTCAACAAGCATCCACCTACACTAAACTTAGTGGATTAGAGCCGGTTACCATCACTGAAAATACCAACTTTCTGAATATTGGTGAACGTTGTAATGTAGCCGGATCGCGTAAATTTGCCCGTTTAATCAGCGAAGAAAAATACGAAGAAGCGCTGTCAATTGCCCGCAACCAGGTTGAAAACGGAGCACAGGTAATCGACGTAAACATGGATGACGCCATGCTCGACGCCGAAAAAGAAATGGTAACCTTCCTTAACCTGATAATGGCCGAGCCCGATATCGCTCGACTTCCGATAATGATTGATTCATCAAAATGGAACGTAATTGAAGCCGGACTAAAATGCTTGCAGGGAAAAGCCATTGTTAACTCCATTAGTTTAAAAGAAGGCGAAGCTGTTTTTATTGAACAGGCACAAAAAATTAAACGTTACGGTGCTGCAGTTATCGTTATGGCTTTTGACGAAAAAGGCCAGGCCGACAATACTGAACGCCGCAAAGAAATTTGTAGCCGCGCCTACAAGATACTTACCGAGCAGGTAAAACTGCCTGCACAAGATATTATTTTCGACCCCAACGTACTTACCATTGGCACCGGTATTGAAGAGCACAACGCTTATGCGGTTTCATTTATCGAATCGGTAAAATGGATAAAACAAAACCTGCCCCTTGCAAAGGTTAGCGCCGGAGTAAGTAATGTTTCGTTTGCATTTCGCGGTAACAATGTGGTACGCGAGGCTATGCATTCGGTTTTCCTTTTTCATGCCATAAATGCCGGACTGGATATGGGAATTGTAAACCCCGGAATGCTTCAGATTTACGATGAAATACCGAAAGACCTGCTTGAAAAAATTGAAGACCTGGTGCTAAACCGCAAACCCGACGCTACCGAACGTCTACTCGAGTTTGCCGAAAATTTGCAGTCTACTTCAAAAAAGGAAGAGAAAAAAGATGTTTGGCGCGAACTAACTCTTGAGGAACGAATTGGACACTCGCTGGTTAAAGGATTGCCTGAGTTTGTTGACGAGGATATGGCCAAAGCTGTTGAAAAATATTCACCTGCTTTAGATATTATTGAAGGTCCGCTAATGGACGGCATGAATGTGGTTGGCGAACTTTTTGGCTCCGGAAAAATGTTTCTGCCACAGGTAATTAAATCGGCACGGGTAATGAAAAAAGCGGTAGCCTACCTGCTGCCATATATTGAAGCCGATAAAGCAAAATATAAAAACAGTACTTCGCAGAAAAAAGTGCTGATGGCTACTGTAAAAGGCGATGTGCACGACATTGGGAAAAATATTGTTGGGGTAGTTTTAGCCTGTAACAACTACGAGATTATTGACTTGGGCGTGATGGTACCCACCGAAAAAATACTTGATGAAGCCATTAAAAATGAGGTAGATGTTATTGGATTGAGCGGATTAATTACCCCTTCGTTGGAAATTATGGTTGACATTGCCAAAGAAATGGAACGCCGAAAAATGACTATTCCGGTGATGATTGGCGGGGCAACCACCTCGAAAATTCATACGGCAGTAAAAATTGCACCCGAATATTCAGCTCCGGTGGTTCATGTAAAAGATGCATCGCTGGCTGTTAATGTGGTTGCCAACCTGGTAGCAAAAAACGCATCGTTTATCAAAAACCTTGATGCGGAGTACGAACAAATCAGAGCGTTTCAGGGAAAACGAAAGGAAAAAGCATACTTAACACTTGCCGAGGCTCGTTCAAATAAGTTCAAAATTGATTGGAACAATACGCCTATTTATAAACCAAATTTCACAGGAGTTAAGCACTTAATGGATTTTCCGCTTGAGGAGTTGAGAAACTATATTGATTGGACTTTCTTTTTTATTACCTGGGGATTAAAAGGCCATTATCCGCAAATTTTAGCCGACGAAAAACAGGGCGAAGAAGCCAAAAAACTGTTTAAAGAGGCCAATGAGTTTTTGGATGAAATAATTGAAAAGAAAATGCTGCAGGCTAATGCCGCATTCGGAATTTGGCCGGCTCTGGCTGATGGCGACGACGTTGTACTTTTCGGCGATGAAGCCTGCCAACAAGAAATAGGGCGTTTCTACCACCTTCGTCAGCAAGAGAAGAAAAAGCAAGGTGTAGCCAATTTTTGCTTATCCGATTTTGTTGCCCCAAAAGAATCTGGCAAAGTAGATTACTGTGGAGGGTTTGCCACCACAGCAGGCATAGGCATTGAAAAATGGACCAAAAAGTTCCGCGAAGAAAACAACGATTACAAAGCCATTATGGTTGAAGCCCTGGCCGATAGGTTAAGCGAAGCTTTTGCCGAGCTGCTGCATTTTGAAATTCGAAAGAATTACTGGGGCTATGTTCCGGACGAGCAACTTTCGCTGGAAGAAATGCTGAAAATAAAATACCAGGGTATTCGCCCGGCACTGGGCTACCCGGCTTGCCCTGAACACTCGGAAAAAGAAAACCTTTTTAAATTAATTAAGGCAGAGGAAATTGGCATTTCGCTAACCGAACATTTTGCCATGTATCCCAATGCTTCTGTTTCGGGGCAATATTTTGTGCACCCCGAGTCGAGGTATTTTAGCCTCGAAAAGATGGGTAAAGACCAGGTGGAAGATTATGCCAACCGAAAAAATGAATCGATTGAATTTATTGAGAAGTTTTTATCCATTAACCTGAATTATAAATAA
- a CDS encoding UPF0280 family protein, with protein MKLFEERTYRSQFNTERFKGFEIKHLETDLWIGVDPESYKEEMQVVALAKLQALRQTFDTYIEKEPFFKKSLKPFQPSEFAPTEAKEMALAAEQAGIGPMSAVAGLFARKIGEEICKNFSVKELLVENGGDIYLLLEKELVLSVFAGESILSERIGLVISAGEGSFGICTSAGTVGPSLSYGKADAVVVVCNDILLADALATALGNKVKTPDHVEKVIKQAENYSAIQSLLIICEDKIGIKGENEIRILK; from the coding sequence ATGAAGCTTTTTGAAGAACGAACATACCGCAGCCAATTTAATACCGAGCGCTTTAAAGGCTTCGAGATAAAACATCTGGAAACCGACCTTTGGATTGGGGTTGATCCCGAGTCGTACAAAGAAGAAATGCAGGTTGTTGCCTTGGCGAAATTACAGGCCCTGCGCCAAACTTTTGATACCTACATTGAAAAAGAACCGTTTTTCAAAAAAAGCCTAAAGCCCTTTCAACCATCAGAATTTGCACCAACCGAAGCAAAAGAGATGGCGCTTGCAGCCGAACAGGCCGGCATTGGCCCTATGTCGGCGGTGGCAGGATTGTTTGCACGCAAAATTGGCGAAGAAATTTGTAAAAACTTTTCCGTGAAAGAGCTGTTAGTTGAAAACGGTGGCGATATTTACCTGCTATTGGAAAAGGAACTGGTTCTTTCTGTTTTTGCCGGTGAGTCCATTCTTTCCGAACGAATAGGATTGGTAATTTCAGCGGGTGAAGGAAGCTTTGGCATTTGCACATCAGCCGGAACTGTTGGCCCGTCGTTAAGTTACGGAAAAGCGGATGCTGTAGTAGTAGTTTGCAACGACATACTGCTTGCCGATGCGTTGGCAACTGCACTGGGCAACAAAGTTAAAACGCCCGACCATGTGGAGAAAGTGATTAAACAAGCCGAAAATTACTCTGCTATACAGTCCTTGCTTATTATTTGCGAAGACAAAATCGGGATTAAGGGGGAGAACGAAATACGAATATTGAAATGA
- a CDS encoding NIL domain-containing protein has product MIKKRYILNFPPQSGDKAFTYHLVKDYDIRINILKAEVYPGKRGSLLLELQGKKENIEQGVEYIKSHKITCESLDKRIRWKEEKCIDCGNCSAVCFAGALTMNKESWKLEFDKSKCVVCELCIPACPLNLFEIDFR; this is encoded by the coding sequence ATGATTAAGAAAAGATACATCCTGAATTTCCCTCCGCAAAGCGGCGATAAAGCATTTACCTACCATTTAGTTAAAGATTACGACATCAGAATAAATATTCTGAAGGCGGAGGTATACCCCGGAAAACGGGGAAGCCTGTTGCTTGAACTGCAGGGTAAAAAAGAAAACATTGAGCAAGGCGTTGAATACATTAAAAGCCATAAAATCACCTGCGAATCGCTCGACAAGCGTATCCGCTGGAAAGAGGAAAAATGTATCGACTGCGGCAACTGCTCAGCCGTTTGTTTTGCCGGGGCGCTTACAATGAACAAAGAATCGTGGAAACTGGAATTCGACAAAAGCAAATGCGTGGTTTGCGAACTTTGTATTCCGGCATGCCCGCTAAACCTGTTTGAAATTGATTTCCGTTAA
- a CDS encoding homocysteine biosynthesis protein gives MPKEKSYEEINQKLKAGKAVVLTAEEVAQLAKKLSPEEIVEQVDVVTTATFGAMCSSGAIINFGHANPPIRMEKIRLNGVPCYEGLAAVDSYIGATACNPDNPDYGGAHVIQDLLECKDVVLEAWAKGTDCYPRKHIKTTININSINEFTLFNPRNAYQNYNVAVNTTPTIKHTYMGTLLPNLRNATYSTSGELSPLLNDPDFKTIGLGTRIFLGGTQGFVVWPGTQFHTTRPKNDLGVPVTNAATIAVMGNLKEMSADYIQAASYEKYGVSMFVGIGIPIPVLNTDIAKRVSINNSQIETSVLDYGTNGTPKLAQVTYEQLQSGFIKVKGKKIRTAPVASLKKARKIADELKKWLQNGQFEISKPVQMFPGNTSLNQLIETEVDND, from the coding sequence ATGCCAAAAGAAAAATCTTACGAAGAAATTAATCAGAAGCTGAAGGCAGGAAAAGCAGTTGTTTTAACTGCCGAAGAAGTTGCACAACTGGCAAAAAAACTATCGCCAGAAGAAATTGTTGAACAGGTAGACGTAGTAACAACGGCCACCTTCGGAGCCATGTGTTCGTCGGGGGCAATCATTAATTTTGGCCATGCTAACCCGCCAATACGCATGGAAAAAATAAGGTTAAACGGGGTACCCTGCTACGAAGGACTTGCTGCGGTTGATTCCTACATCGGCGCAACTGCCTGCAATCCCGACAACCCGGATTATGGTGGTGCTCATGTTATTCAGGACCTGCTTGAATGCAAAGATGTGGTTTTGGAAGCCTGGGCCAAAGGAACCGATTGTTATCCGCGAAAGCACATAAAAACCACCATTAACATTAACTCCATTAACGAGTTTACACTTTTTAATCCGCGCAATGCCTATCAGAATTATAACGTGGCAGTAAACACCACCCCAACAATAAAACACACCTACATGGGAACACTGCTTCCGAATTTACGCAATGCCACTTATTCCACTTCGGGCGAGTTAAGCCCTTTATTAAACGACCCTGATTTTAAAACCATTGGTCTGGGTACACGTATATTTTTGGGAGGCACACAAGGCTTTGTGGTATGGCCGGGAACGCAGTTTCATACCACACGCCCAAAAAACGATTTGGGAGTTCCCGTAACCAACGCAGCCACCATTGCCGTTATGGGTAACCTAAAAGAAATGTCGGCCGATTACATTCAGGCAGCATCCTACGAGAAATATGGCGTAAGCATGTTTGTTGGCATTGGCATACCCATTCCTGTTTTAAATACTGATATTGCCAAACGGGTGTCAATCAACAACAGCCAGATTGAAACTTCGGTATTAGATTATGGAACAAATGGCACCCCAAAACTGGCTCAGGTAACCTACGAACAGCTACAATCGGGCTTTATAAAGGTAAAAGGGAAAAAAATCAGAACCGCCCCGGTAGCCAGCCTAAAAAAGGCACGTAAAATTGCCGATGAACTAAAAAAATGGTTGCAGAACGGACAATTTGAAATAAGTAAACCGGTGCAAATGTTCCCGGGCAACACCTCGTTAAACCAATTAATTGAAACGGAGGTCGACAATGATTAA
- a CDS encoding DUF3365 domain-containing protein: MKTKIIALLFFAFCWSCGKNIDRETYGEYQKNGQQITEDVQAVLLQNVGAAIQKGGSEYAVEFCNLQAGELVDSLNEVYNCMISRVSAKNRNPENALQTNEDKQLWEIFSARNVADTLIQSGNNLVYYKPIRIGLPACLKCHGNIETDINTATRQKLQHLYPADLATGYQLSDFRGLWKIEFQKNH; the protein is encoded by the coding sequence ATGAAAACTAAAATTATTGCGCTTTTATTTTTCGCTTTCTGTTGGAGTTGCGGGAAAAATATCGATCGAGAAACCTATGGTGAGTATCAAAAAAACGGACAACAAATTACCGAAGATGTACAAGCCGTTCTTTTGCAAAATGTAGGGGCAGCCATTCAAAAAGGAGGTTCGGAATATGCTGTTGAGTTTTGTAACTTGCAAGCCGGTGAGCTGGTTGATAGCCTGAATGAAGTTTATAATTGTATGATATCCAGGGTCTCAGCCAAAAATAGGAATCCGGAGAATGCCCTGCAAACTAATGAGGATAAACAACTTTGGGAGATTTTTTCTGCCAGAAACGTGGCTGACACGCTCATTCAATCGGGGAATAACCTGGTTTACTATAAACCTATCCGAATTGGCCTTCCGGCATGTTTAAAGTGCCATGGCAATATTGAAACCGATATAAACACTGCTACACGACAGAAACTTCAGCACCTCTATCCGGCTGATTTGGCCACCGGATATCAGTTAAGCGACTTCAGGGGATTGTGGAAAATTGAATTTCAGAAAAATCATTGA